Proteins found in one Plasmodium chabaudi chabaudi strain AS genome assembly, chromosome: 5 genomic segment:
- a CDS encoding glutamine--fructose-6-phosphate aminotransferase [isomerizing], putative: MKSKLNAFLKRLLNKFENDFEANKKAYVTYFRKSLYNDENIKNTRYNKLGMRSMFSSKSANNFSNQDFDNIVEGIGRNKTGNGYNSKHLSLHPFQTYGISNKDFFLAMLAVLGMYEILNSKEEKGKKKKNFFFDFLLPKNKASCCGIMAYLGDGDASKILIDGIEILQNRGYDSCGMSTIDKSNSLKTTKYASSSATNAIEKLRGNYMTSHKNDNIGIAHTRWATHGSKTDENAHPHVDYKERISLVHNGMIENYRELKKFLVQKNIPFKSNTDTEVVANLIGYFLDQKQSFQDAVVSSIKQLEGTWSFCIIHKDFPDEMILAANGSPLHIGIKDNEMFVASEHSALFAFTNEYISLKNGEIMSINKNNINNLKLIKKFDNIPEIVIQKTPDPYPHWTIKEIHEQSISLSKSLNNGGRFNLQNNTVKLGGLDPYVDELKNIENIILIGCGTSYYAALFCKYIMNYLHCFNTVQVMDPSDFNISSIPKEKEGIIFISQSGETRDIIKACKLAEYFNLKKLSVINSVGSTIANMTGRGVYLNAGREVGVASTKCFTSEVSVLTLIALWFFQNKQNLNSNNKVSSLINSLYRLPLYADTTIKSCEDTCKALSHKLSNAKSMFIIGNGLSYPIALEGALKIKEIAYIHCEGSTGNALKHGPYALLGGNDNIPVIMLIFNDGTKNSMISIGEQIKSRGAHIICLTDDANLCNHFADDIILIPNNGMLTSLLAVIPLQMLAYYMSVNLGHDPDKPRSLAKTVTV; encoded by the coding sequence ATGAAATCCAAATTAAATGCCTTTCTGAAGAGACTTCTAAATAAGTTCGAAAATGATTTTGAGGCAAACAAAAAAGCATATGTCACTTATTTTAGGAAAAGTTTATACAATGatgaaaacataaaaaatacaagatataataaattgggAATGAGATCCATGTTTTCATCAAAATCAGCTAATAACTTTTCTAACCAagattttgataatattgttGAAGGGATTGGAAGGAATAAAACCGGCAACGGATATAATAGTAAACACTTATCATTACACCCTTTTCAAACATATGGAATATCGAACaaagatttttttttagccATGCTAGCTGTTTTGGGTATGTACGAAATTCTGAACAGCAAGGAAGAAAagggtaaaaaaaaaaaaaattttttttttgattttttattgccaaaaaataaagctaGCTGTTGTGGTATTATGGCATATTTAGGGGATGGAGATGcctcaaaaatattaatagatggtattgaaatattacaaaatagAGGATATGATTCATGTGGCATGTCAACAATTGATAAAAGCAATTCATTAAAAACAACAAAATATGCAAGTAGCTCAGCAACCAATGCTATTGAAAAATTACGCGGAAATTACATGACCAgtcataaaaatgataatattggTATTGCACACACAAGATGGGCAACACATGGAAGTAAAACCGATGAAAATGCACACCCACATGTAGATTATAAAGAAAGAATTAGTCTTGTACATAATGGAATGattgaaaattatagagaattaaaaaaatttttagttcaaaaaaatattccatTCAAATCAAATACGGATACAGAAGTTGTTGCAAATTTAATtggatattttttagatCAAAAACAAAGTTTTCAAGATGCTGTTGTATCATCTATAAAACAATTAGAAGGGACTTGGagtttttgtattattcaTAAAGATTTTCCTGATGAAATGATATTAGCAGCAAATGGATCACCATTGCATATAGGTATAAAAGATAATGAAATGTTTGTAGCTTCGGAACATTCTGCATTATTTGCTTTTactaatgaatatatatcattgaAAAATGGAGAAATAATgtcaataaataaaaataatattaacaatttaaaactgattaaaaaatttgataatataccAGAAATAGTTATACAAAAAACACCAGATCCATATCCACATTGGACGATTAAAGAAATACATGAACAATCTATAAGTCTATCAAAATCTTTAAACAATGGTGGCCGATTTAATCTTCAAAATAATACGGTTAAATTAGGTGGTTTAGATCCATATGTAGACgagttaaaaaatatagaaaatataattttaattggTTGTGGTACATCATATTATGCtgcattattttgtaaatatattatgaattatttacattGTTTTAATACTGTGCAAGTTATGGACCCTAGtgattttaatatatcttcTATTCcgaaagaaaaagaaggaattatatttatatcacaAAGTGGAGAAACCAGAGATATCATTAAAGCTTGTAAGTTAGcagaatattttaatttaaaaaaattatcagtAATCAATTCAGTTGGATCAACTATTGCGAATATGACTGGGCGAGGGGTATATCTAAATGCAGGTCGAGAAGTTGGTGTTGCATCAACAAAATGTTTTACATCAGAAGTTTCTGTATTGACATTAATAGCTTTATggttttttcaaaataaacaaaatttaaattcaaataataaagttagttctttaattaattcattatatagATTACCACTATATGCTGATACAACTATCAAATCATGTGAAGATACATGTAAAGCATTATCACATAAATTATCCAATGCAAAATCAATGTTTATCATCGGAAATGGATTAAGCTATCCAATAGCTTTAGAAGGtgcattaaaaataaaagaaattgcatatatacattgtGAAGGATCAACTGGAAATGCTCTTAAGCATGGCCCTTACGCATTATTGGGAGGAAATGACAATATACCTGTAATTATGcttatatttaatgatggtacaaaaaattcaatGATTAGTATTGGTGAGCAAATCAAATCAAGGGGTGCACATATCATATGCTTAACTGATGATGCAAACCTTTGTAATCATTTTGCTGATGacattatattaataccAAATAACGGAATGCTTACATCGCTACTTGCAGTCATACCATTGCAAATGCTGGCTTATTATATGAGCGTTAATTTAGGTCACGATCCTGATAAACCTCGATCCCTAGCAAAAACAGTTACAGTATAG
- a CDS encoding exported protein 3, putative, producing the protein MILKKKLLLVVNLFIVCAYLDFQSVESKINKFNYNNDDLLNNYVDMPMPYSTGNDEIDNADNADNADNADNVDNADTADNADTADTANTADTADSENYIENADEVNEISHTDDPSTISHLDSDIIYESDDTTENANAEIETQEDAINEIQEQVEEELKNEIDQIEDAVYQNEKEDQNDDLFSSFKEPLDINKILKKQMSMSKWNNILNFFRTSKTQGFKESKNNFLNEIQNSYAYRNGLYFSTTSVGEYNKEVDQSQYATINLPDNTMVLVVTGNKLFLQDLIYSTNKENAIKKKFTYTMNKIIANLKKKLYFKNFNYQYLYRNDSFAEDSTNKLLDMDLLGELSNITQTIYTDDREKKVSMHKIYGGWFHFLGIFVVNGYNYHVANNVKHEDALGEKSNDPVPEHLLPEFKNLLAKKNPGDYQNGYLLGLWRDFPNNKFVNWRYSLELFLWDLLGVLPHELPHPSDLIVGYNKYEDYKELELAQEGEGNSDEFKHLNNEHKDDIYHFDIENTWHKIIMNKISSYRGFDVTIVSAQDYMNASGYDNEIVSKYYNLKNEKEYIFLILLNKDFFVDEFVKSQNYSTSKQNYFDKILKEVVDDVIKVLEEVKTKLFPDNDDIKPIVSVYNYIEEFESNSAKINPHILGEIAGITKHLKCENLLKSSSKCTKDISIHHKYGGWFEFGGAIYVKNVNHVDISYEHRNDKEPIIKKEYEQAILAQANSNYSSAGLWRDIPEKYMAPYRYPLEVFALENPELNILNLRDIHPFVAMEILNKGLNSMQLHEQVALNDSNQIMITSFAPENTNSITSPAAPAAPAAPAAPSTHSSSLRATSNTETQHDGFVINENINIHNNPDEDNEYADPSSEQEDAIYVEIDHGVQALAQPSKVTKPKNANPTNIDLITNKNLFNANPNDIFTGNPFFSNNKHQSFIDNFNYITKAVTDNKHFSDYDDDDDEEEEEEEEADPRLITHNDNNNKYFKNISNSDKINATLNTVASYINKYTNNEHLTESIINSQVYIVMTFCIVFLFVALFVLIGVRLYNLLSKKQTSNGNRGISLSLKEKTSIPVAQGLPAPWLNA; encoded by the coding sequence gagAATGCTGACGAGGTAAACGAAATAAGTCACACTGATGATCCATCCACCATCTCACACTTAGATAGTGACATCATTTATGAAAGTGACGATACCACTGAAAATGCAAATGCAGAAATAGAAACACAAGAAGATGCCATAAATGAAATTCAAGAACAAGTCGaagaagaattaaaaaatgaaatcgATCAAATCGAAGATGCTGTTtatcaaaatgaaaaggagGATCAAAACgatgatttattttcttcatttaaaGAACCATtagatattaataaaatattaaaaaaacaaatgagtATGAGTAAAtggaataatattttaaacttTTTCAGAACAAGCAAAACACAAGGATTTAaagaaagtaaaaataatttcttaaatgaaatacaaaatagttatgcatatagaaacggtttatattttagtaCAACGAGCGTTGgggaatataataaagaagTAGATCAAAGCCAATATGCTACTATCAATTTGCCAGACAATACTATGGTCTTAGTAGTTACaggaaataaattatttttacaagacttaatatattccactaataaagaaaatgcaattaaaaaaaaattcacatatactatgaataaaataattgcaaatttgaaaaaaaaactatatttcaaaaatttcaattatcaatatttatatagaaaTGATTCTTTTGCTGAAGATAGCACAAATAAACTACTTGACATGGATTTATTAGGTGAATTATCCAACATAACACAAACAATTTATACAGATGATAGAGAAAAGAAAGTAAgtatgcataaaatatatggtgGTTGGTTTCATTTCTTGGGTATATTTGTAGTAAATGGATATAACTACCATGTTgcaaataatgtaaaacaTGAAGATGCCTTAGGAGAAAAATCTAATGATCCTGTACCTGAACATTTATTACctgaatttaaaaatctactcgctaaaaaaaatccagGGGATTATCAAAACGGATATTTATTAGGTTTATGGAGAGACTttccaaataataaattcgTAAACTGGCGATATTCacttgaattatttttatgggACTTATTAGGAGTCTTACCTCATGAATTACCACATCCATCCGATTTAATCGTTggttataataaatatgaagatTACAAAGAATTAGAATTAGCTCAAGAAGGAGAAGGTAATTCCGATGAATTCAAACATTTAAACAATGAACATAAAGatgatatatatcattttgatattgaaaatacatggcacaaaattattatgaataaaatatcatcCTATAGAGGATTTGATGTTACTATTGTTTCTGCACAAGATTATATGAATGCTAGTGGATATGATAACGAAATCGTAtctaaatattataatttaaaaaatgaaaaagaatatatttttcttatccTATTAAATAAAGACTTTTTTGTTGATGAATTTGTTAAAAGTCAAAACTATAGCACAAGTAAACAAAactattttgataaaatattaaaagaagtAGTAGATGATGTTATTAAAGTATTGGAAGAAGTTAAAACGAAATTATTTCCAGATAATGATGATATTAAACCTATTGTAtctgtatataattatatagaaGAATTTGAAAGTAATTCTGCAAAAATTAATCCTCATATTTTAGGTGAAATAGCAGGAATAACAAAACATTTAAAATGTGAAAACTTATTAAAATCTTCTAGTAAATGCACTAAGGATATATCTATCCATCATAAATATGGTGGCTGGTTTGAATTCGGAGGTGCtatatatgttaaaaatgtaaatcaTGTTGATATTTCATATGAACATAGAAATGATAAAGAAcctataattaaaaaagaatatgaaCAAGCAATATTAGCACAAGCTAATTCAAATTATTCAAGTGCTGGATTATGGAGAGACATACCTGAAAAATACATGGCTCCATACAGATACCCATTAGAAGTTTTTGCTTTAGAAAATCcagaattaaatatattaaatttgagAGATATACATCCATTTGTTGCTAtggaaattttaaataaaggaTTAAACTCAATGCAATTACATGAACAAGTAGCATTAAATGATAGCAATCAAATTATGATTACTTCATTCGCTCCCGAAAATACAAACTCAATTACTTCACCAGCTGCGCCAGCTGCTCCTGCTGCTCCTGCTGCACCTTCTACACATTCTTCATCTCTTAGAGCAACATCAAACACTGAAACTCAACATGATGGATTTGTCATTAACGAAAACATTAACATTCATAATAATCCAGATGAAGATAACGAATATGCAGATCCATCTAGCGAACAAGAAGATGCAATTTACGTCGAAATTGATCATGGAGTTCAAGCATTAGCACAACCATCAAAAGTAACAAAACCCAAAAATGCAAACCCAACAAATATAGACTTAATaacaaacaaaaatttatttaatgcaaatccaaatgatatattcacaggaaatccatttttttctaataataaacatcAAAGTTTTATcgacaattttaattatataacaaaagCAGTTACTgataataaacatttttctGATTATGATGACgatgatgatgaagaagaagaagaagaggAAGAAGCTGATCCAAGACTTATTACACACAacgataataataataaatactttaaaaatataagcaactctgataaaataaatgcaaCATTAAATACTGTTGCTAgttacataaataaatataccaACAATGAACATCTAACTGAATCCATCATCAATTCTCAAGTTTATATTGTCATGACATTTTGTATTGTATTCCTATTTGTAGCTCTCTTTGTTTTAATAGGAGTTAGATTATACAACTTGCtatcaaaaaaacaaacaagCAATGGAAATCGAGGtatttctttatctttaaaagaaaaaacaagCATACCTGTTGCACAAGGACTTCCAGCACCTTGGCTAAATGCTTAA
- a CDS encoding EF-hand calcium-binding domain-containing protein, putative, whose protein sequence is MNSTFNDKKSSQINLLNTSETPAWSTDRISLSSEEYMYYVNLFNLNDKYENNYIDNKTASSFLQNSGLSIAVLHSIWEYSDIQNKGYLTLEDFFICCRLVAHAQNGNPLSSDLINTQPPCLPSFDIIRHKSFSNISIMEGTIEWKLGIAEKEDYKRIFKTLDINNEEKIEGNIIREYYLNTSNISICELMQIWNISDYDNDGYLDFNQFCIMNKIVDVRKGKEINIPLSIPKELLNSINPDYKLAMNDGTTFKRTDKGMETHESDKLSYVNLLKTENDDKEESKYENLEDIENAENSDNENNSEQEDNYENTDNEKLNMEFDFYEFKNEGSDDNSHYEKKIKKKKKNIAKSSIYKDKSEEFSDFQKEEEEEEEDDDDDNEVEEGEDEQGDIIQEVPNDEEHNNELLIVNNKKKKIKEKKKNNTNGTSKEKEKKKKKKKYDDKTMTYNEEPCGIEEMDVDQNQKHVKNKNEKKDDKMKKKIKQKDQGDENWKERWKEKMEEKIKAKLKEKMRVAMAEQVGGQINEKLSDIALENIPDNEIISKNKDNDSNESRSKLWKDLMSQSKLVKFNYANLKNANIESKDIYKIEELNKKLEAENTERKITIEKQKDQVNRLSYIYEHELKRHQCLKEERRNLEFLNICLYKDIKYKKENIKNIKKEIKELISDINKINIENLNINKNYIQKEKEVKAADQKRKELAEIISREKKYLKKDEKNLIMLKNMILYLRKQKSKALKLQDDLKSRYDVTNTDYQLLIKNVFHQQNNLNTIVNKRLDLEKVKNQQIVLFNSLSNQSILLDLKNKYPQLKKTLESQPSPAFPIQDNLLHDPSQNLQRKYFVDKKGIPNEPSQEIKSTKKNVKNFESMKNGDSVDIFSSLDEMDSIEDALGDENGSSNEMSLKDGSLKSDDNSP, encoded by the exons atgaatagcacatttaatgataaaaaaagttcGCAAATTAATCTTTTAAATACTTCAGAAACCCCAGCTTGGTCTACCGATCGAATATCACTCTCGTCGGAGGAATACATGTATTACGTGAATCTGTTTAA CTTAAACGATAAATACGAAAACAACTACATTGATAACAAAACAgcatcatcatttttacaaaacTCTGGTTTATCCATTGCAGTTTTACATTCA aTATGGGAATATAGTGATATTCAAAACAAGGGGTATTTAACTCTCGAAGACTTTTTCATTTGCTGTAGACTCGTTGCCCATGCCCAAAATGGAAACCCTTTGAGCTCCGACCTGATCAATACTC AGCCCCCTTGCCTGCCGAGCTTCGACATAATACGACACAAGTCCTTTTCGAACATTTCCATTATGGAAGGAACAATTGAATGGAAGCTTGGGATAGCGGAAAAAGAGGACTACAAAAGGATTTTCAAAACattagatataaataatgaagaaaagatagaaggaaatattattagagagtattatttaaatacttCTAACATATCAATATGTGAACTTATGCAGATATGGAATATTTCCGATTATGATAATGATGGGTATTTAGACTTTAAtcaattttgtattatgaATAAGATTGTTGATGTAAGAAAAGGAAAGGAAATAAACATCCCGCTATCTATCCCAAAGGAGTTACTTAATTCGATAAATCCGGACTACAAGCTTGCTATGAATG ATGGAACTACATTCAAGCGTACGGATAAAGGAATGGAAACTCATGAGTCTGATAAGTTGTCTTACGTAAATTTACTAAAAacagaaaatgatgataaagaAGAGAGTAAGTATGAAAACCTTGAGGATATCGAAAATGCAGAGAATAGTGATAACGAAAATAATTCAGAACAAGAAGacaattatgaaaatacagataatgaaaaattaaatatggaattcgatttttatgaatttaaaaatgaaggaTCAGATGATAATAGTCATTacgaaaagaaaataaaaaaaaaaaaaaaaaatatagccaAATCAAGTATATATAAGGACAAGAGTGAAGAATTCTCCGATTTCCAAAAAGAAGAAGAGGAGGAAGAAGaagatgatgatgatgataatGAAGTAGAGGAAGGGGAAGATGAACAAGGAGACATAATTCAGGAAGTTCCAAATGATGAAGAACATAATAATGAACTTTTAatagtaaataataaaaagaaaaaaatcaaagagaaaaagaaaaataataccaATGGAACAagtaaagaaaaagaaaaaaaaaaaaaaaaaaaaaaatatgatgataAAACTATGACATATAATGAAGAACCATGTGGAATTGAAGAAATGGATGTAGATCAAAATCAAAAgcatgtaaaaaataaaaatgaaaaaaaagatgataaaatgaaaaagaaaataaaacaaaaagatCAAGGAGATGAGAATTGGAAAGAAAGATGGAAAGAGAAAATGGaagagaaaataaaagccaagttaaaagaaaaaatgagaGTAGCAATGGCTGAACAAGTAGGAGgacaaataaatgaaaaattaagtgACATAGCATTAGAAAATATACctgataatgaaataatttcaaaaaataaagataacgATAGTAATGAATCTCGAAGTAAATTATGGAAAGATTTAATGAGTCAATCGAAATTagttaaatttaattatgccaatttaaaaaatgcaaatattgaaagtaaagatatatataaaattgaagaattaaataaaaaactagAAGCAGAAAATAcagaaagaaaaataactATTGAAAAACAGAAAGATCAAGTTAATCGActttcttatatatatgaacatgaattaaaaagacATCAATGTCTTAAAGAAGAACGAAGAAATTTAGAATttctaaatatatgtttatataaagatataaagtataaaaaagaaaatatcaaaaatattaaaaaagaaatcaAAGAACTTATAAgtgatattaataaaataaatatcgaaaatctaaatattaataaaaattatattcaaaaagaaaaagaagttAAAGCAGCAGatcaaaaaagaaaagaattGGCAGAAATTATTAGTagagagaaaaaatatttaaaaaaagatgaaaagaatttaattatgttaaagaatatgattttatatttaagaaaacaaaaatcaAAGGCTCTTAAATTACAAgatgatttaaaaagtaGATATGATGTTACAAATACTGATTatcaattattaattaagaATGTTTTTCAtcaacaaaataatttaaatactaTTGTTAATAAACGGTTAGATTtagaaaaagtaaaaaatcaacagattgttttatttaactCTTTATCTAATCAATCTATATTActtgatttaaaaaataaatatccgcaactaaaaaaaactcTTGAAAGTCAACCCAGCCCCGCCTTCCCAATTCAAGACAATCTTCTCCATGACCCGTCCCAAAATTTGCAACGAAAATACTTTGTCGACAAGAAGGGAATCCCCAACGAGCCG AGCCAAGAAATTAAGTCCACTAAAAAGAACGTCAAAAACTTTGAAAGCATGAAGAATGGAGACAGTGtcgatattttttccaGCCTCGATGAAATGGACTCGATTGAGGACGCCCTAGGAGACGAG AATGGCAGCTCGAACGAAATGTCACTGAAGGACGGCAGCCTCAAGAGCGACGACAACAGCCCATAG
- a CDS encoding ATP synthase mitochondrial F1 complex assembly factor 2, putative: MKRKKIQNNIFHIFKKNNSSFICFGEGKYNLKKFENLKKIDLKKNESINKVEIFIDGKKLLTNNKNVFAVQNMDLAFLVKLELLRNSKEMNILKMPLTLFMNNLIDFINPKEGIGVKTKSMNTIQTENNNNYQINNLEKEEKSSTHHHANNVDKELDNCRNGTEEFSSNFSNCNNKERTHFDIQRALIEKNIYDHFKTDLIFYRSDEINSFGTEKKKFMDLENSINLPNSVNYLENYKIKNLREEENNIYNKFMNMFENIHKIKLNSAKNFETPEQDEHVHKTIQNLIKNMNNSEIFIFYKCTQILNSFIFSYLFLKGYINYKDVYRYCNLEYIYQFSKWGYVYDINSVKDSSSLLTLSSLMLIMRAINTETENHINKLGNS; encoded by the coding sequence ATGAagaggaaaaaaatacaaaataatatatttcatatttttaaaaagaataatagttcttttatttgttttggtgaaggaaaatataatttaaagaaatttgagaatttaaaaaaaatcgatttaaaaaaaaatgaaagtaTTAACAAGgtagaaatatttattgatggaaaaaaattattaacaaacaataaaaatgtgtttGCAGTTCAAAATATGGATCTAGCTTTTCTTGTGAAATTAGAATTACTGCGAAATAGTaaagaaatgaatattttaaaaatgccTTTAACATTGtttatgaataatttaatCGATTTTATAAATCCAAAAGAGGGAATAGGTGTAAAGACAAAAAGTATGAATACAATTCAGactgaaaataataataattatcaaattaataatcttgaaaaagaagaaaagaGTAGCACACACCATCATGCTAATAATGTGGACAAAGAGTTAGATAACTGCCGAAATGGAACAGAAGAATTTTCATCAAACTTTTCAAATTGCAACAATAAAGAAAGGACACACTTTGATATACAAAGAGCTTtgatagaaaaaaatatttacgaTCATTTCAAAACcgatttaattttttataggagtgatgaaataaattctTTTGGCacagagaaaaaaaaatttatggaTTTAGAGAATTCTATAAATCTACCAAATAGTGTTAATTAtttggaaaattataaaataaaaaacttacgtgaagaagaaaataatatttataataaatttatgaatatgtttgaaaatattcataaaataaaattaaatagcgctaaaaattttgaaacgCCTGAACAAGATGAACATGTTCATAAAACAATTCAAAATttgattaaaaatatgaacaattcagaaatttttattttttataaatgcacacaaattttaaattcatttatatttagttatttatttttaaaaggttatataaattataaagatGTCTATCGGTATTGCAACctggaatatatataccagTTTTCAAAATGGGGATATGTATACGATATCAATAGTGTAAAGGATTCAAGTTCGTTGTTAACATTGTCATCTTTAATGTTAATTATGAGAGCAATAAATACAGAAACAGAAAATCATATTAACAAGTTAGGCAATAGCTAG